A part of Anabas testudineus chromosome 7, fAnaTes1.2, whole genome shotgun sequence genomic DNA contains:
- the phlda3 gene encoding pleckstrin homology-like domain family A member 3 — protein MTLPAKVMRDGLLEKRSSGLLQLWKKKRCVLTEDGLRLHDCKGGGGDAPGSAWSSKAKELRFERMATVDCVEYKRGLVYFTVVMATGREIDFRCPQEGTAWNAEIALALVRYKNLQAVQTGRNRHLSKSHLGSTGEDEEL, from the coding sequence ATGACTCTCCCGGCCAAAGTAATGAGGGACGGGCTGCTGGAGAAGCGCAGCAGCGGGCTCCTCCAGCTGTGGAAGAAGAAGCGCTGCGTGCTCACCGAGGACGGCCTGCGCCTGCACGACTGCAAAGGCGGTGGAGGTGATGCTCCCGGTTCGGCGTGGAGCTCCAAAGCCAAGGAGCTCCGCTTTGAGCGCATGGCCACGGTGGACTGCGTGGAGTACAAGCGCGGACTGGTGTACTTCACCGTGGTCATGGCCACGGGGAGAGAAATTGACTTTCGATGTCCGCAGGAGGGCACGGCGTGGAACGCGGAGATCGCGCTGGCACTGGTGCGCTACAAGAACCTGCAGGCCGTGCAGACCGGGAGGAACAGACACCTGTCCAAGTCCCACCTGGGAAGCACCGGGGAGGATGAGGAACTCTGA
- the tnni1a gene encoding troponin I, slow skeletal muscle has protein sequence MPEHVQERKPKISASRKLMLKSLMVAKAKEELEQEILVKEDEKEKYLAERAPPLNTSGLSLAQLQDLCRELHAKIDVVDEERYDIEAKVMLNTREIKDLNIKVLDLRGKFKRPNLRRVRVSADAILRSLLGSKHKVSMDLRANLKSVKKEDTEKKRPVEDSDWRKNVEAMSGMEGRKKMFDAAKGPAQ, from the exons ATGCCTGAGCATGT CCAAGAG AGGAAACCTAAGATCTCAGCTTCTAGGAAGCTGATGCTCAAG AGTCTGATGGTGGCAAAGGCCAAGGAAGAACTGGAGCAGGAGATTCTGGTTAAAGAGGACGAGAAAGAGAAGTATCTGGCAGAGAGAGCGCCTCCTCTAAACACCAGCGGTCTGAGTCTTGCCCAGTTACAG GATCTCTGCAGGGAACTCCATGCCAAGATAGACGTGGTTGATGAAGAACGGTATGACATTGAAGCTAAAGTCATGCTCAATACACGTGAG ATTAAAGACCTGAACATCAAGGTGTTGGACCTCAGGGGGAAATTCAAGAGGCCTAATCTTCGACGTGTTCGTGTATCTGCTGACGCCATCCTCCGCTCGCTGCTGGGCTCCAAGCACAAAGTGTCCATGGATCTCCGAGCCAACCTCAAATCTGTCAAGAAAGAGGACACTGAAAAG AAGAGACCTGTGGAAGACAGCGATTGGAGGAAGAATGTGGAGGCCATGTCAGGGATGGAGGGAAGGAAGAAGATGTTTGATGCCGCTAAGGGTCCTGCCCAGTGA